The bacterium genome contains the following window.
CCTTGCATGGTCGCCGGACGGACAGAACTACGGCATCGACAAAGACAAACGACTGTGGCTGGAGATGTGCGGCAGGTCCTATTAAGCAAAAAAGAGCGCACTGCCTATATGGCAGCCGCTCTTTTTATTGAAAATGAGTTCAGAGATTATTTTTTTGCTTCTTCCATAGCATCTATGAATTCGCGTAAACTGCTTAGCTTCTCAAGCTCGAAGTGCGCGTCAATGCATTCGTGGATGTCTATTCTGCCCATCTTTTCAAACCTTGGCTTATCTTCGGGTTTGATCTCGCTCGGGATATCATTGAGGATTCCATCTTCCCAGTCCTCCTGCTTTACAAACTGTTCACCGAGCTTCTTGCAGCGGGGGCATCGGTACTTGACATACACAAAACTGGGACCAATCAAACGAAGATAGTAGCCTGTCTGCATTACGTCCTTTGCAAGCACACGTTGTCCGCAGTTGCATTTGATCGCGGTTTTCATGTTTGAGCACACCTCCATGTTCTATCCATATTCCGGGGTTAGCTTCTTTGAGAACAGGAGAACTATCACAGGAATGAATTACATTTTCATTATATCACGCTAATCCGCCATTGCCAACTGAGCGGGGAAAGTTTCTTTATTTTTTCTACTGCTCGCGCATTTGCGAACGTTGACGCTGACGTGCCTTCAGTGGTATATTTTGATCAATATAAAAGTTAGGAACAGCTATGGACAAACAGATACTGAAGATTCTTGAGCGTGATGCCCGTACCTCCCCGGCGCAAATGGCCGTGATGCTGGGCAAGACCGAGGAGGAGATCGAAAAATCCATCAAGCAGATGGAGGAAGCCGGCATCATCAGACACTATAAGGCCATCATCGACTGGGAAAAGGCGGGTAAAGAACAGGTCTTCGCATTTATTGATGTGCGTGTCAGCCCGTCCCGCGGGGTCGGTTTTGACGATGTCGCCAGACGGGTCTATAAGTATCCTGAAGTCCATTCGGTATATCTGGTTTCGGGCGATTATGACTTGAGAGTCGTCGTCGAAGGCAAGACCATGCGCGATGTCGCATTTTTTGTTGCGGAGAAGCTCTCCACCCTTGAGGGAGTCCTTTCAACAAAGTCCAGTTTCCTGCTGAAAAAATATAAGATGGACGGTGACATTTTCGAGGAACCCGCAGCAGAAGAAGACAGATTGGCCGTCGCTCCATAAGTCGCTCATCAGTTGTCGACGCTTGATCGTCAGCAGGCAACTGATGATCGAGCATAAAAGAAACTGAGAGAGGCAGCAATGAAACCAATATCCAAAGTCGTTTGCACGACACCTGCGTCGGGAATACGCAGGTTCTTTGATATAGTATCCCAAATGCAGGATGTAATCTCGCTGGGGGTAGGCGAACCGGATTTCGACACTCCATGGCGGATAACCGAGGCCTGCATATATTCGCTCGAGCGAGGCAAGACTCACTACACCTCCAACTACGGCACCATCGAACTGCGGCGGGCTATTGCCGATTATCTGCGCAAGCACGAATATCTGTCATACAACCCCGACAATCAGATATTGATAACGGTAGGCGTAAGTGAAGGCATGGATCTTGCCATGCGCGCCATACTAAACCCAGGCGATGAGGTCATCATACCGGAACCATGCTTTGTGGCATATAAGCCTTGTGTCAGCTTTGCTGGAGGCGTGCCTGTGCCGGTCTGTTCTTATATGGAAAATGGGTTTGCGGTAGAACCGGAGCAGATCGAGGCTGCGATTACTCCAAAAACCAAAGCTGTCTGGATCAGTTACCCGACAAACCCTACCGGCGGGGTGGCTTCGCGCAATGCACTGGAGCAGATCGTCAAAATAGCAGTCAAGCATGACCTCTACATAATCTCGGATGAAATATACGACCGCCTCACTTACGACGGACGTCATACGTGTGTGCCAACCATTCCTGGAGCATACGAGCGCACGATCCTGCTCAACGGTTTTTCCAAGGCATATGCAATGACCGGCTGGCGGATTGGTTACGCATGCGGCTCACCGGATATAATTGAGGCGATGATGAAGATCCATCAATACGGCATGATGTGCGCGCCGGTGATGGCGCAGGTCGCCGCTCTGGAAGCCATAAAGAACGGTTACGAAGACAGCGAGAGCATGATCGAACAATACAGCCAGCGCAGACGGGTGATAGTACAGGGACTCAACGATGCTGGGCTTACATGCCTGATGCCCAGGGGAGCGTTCTACGTTTTCCCATCCATAAAGGAAACCGGCCTGAGTTCAGAGGAGTTCGCTGAAAAGCTCTTGTTTGAGGAAAAAGTAGCCGTTGTGCCGGGAAATGCTTTTGGTGAGTGCGGAGAAGGCCATATCCGCTGCTCGTACGCGACTTCTATAGAAAAGATCGAGCTGGCAATCGAACGTATCGCGCGTTTCGTGCGTAAATTGAAATAATCGCTTTCTGCCGGGGTGTATGTCAGCTTAACGGAATTTGTATTGAGGGTGAAACCCTCAAACTTCCACCAGAGACTCTGTCTCTGGGCTCTGCAAGGAAACCCGGTTTCCTTGACCTTCTGACCCGAACTTGATTGTCCCCCTTTTTGTGGGGGACAATCAAGTTCGAGATGGGGGTCCAGGGGCCACTCGGCTCCTGGCGGGTTCAAAGGGCAGCGCCCTTTGCGGGGGATTGGGGGCAAAGTCCCCATCTCAAGTCTCGGTAAATATGACGTATCCCCCAGCATAAGGGGAATATATCTCAAGGAAGGTCGCTTATGAAGTCAGGAAAGTTTTTCGCTCTTGCGCTTGTCTGCATGATGATGGCCGGTGTGCTTGTGCTACCCGCAGTGGCAGAAGAGCCAATCAAGGATCAGGTCAAGTGTTACACCACGTTTGACGACACATATCTCTATGTCGCCGTTTCAGTCGACTGCCCTGATATTCGGGCGACCCATTCGGCTCCAAATGCAGATGTCACCGGCGACGACAGCGTCACTGTGTTTGTCGATACCAGCGAGCAACGCTTCAGCAAAATCGGTCCTACGTGTTTTTCGATGACCGTTTCACCGGCGGGCGGCGCTCAGTTCAGGTCGGGCAGTGACTCTGGTGTGCTGGAACCAGAGACCATATGGACGTTCAAATACGGTAATAATGTGCAGGGCACTCTCAATAACGGTGACGATATTGACCAGGGCTACAGCATGGAGATGGCAATCCCATGGGCTGTGATGAACGTCAATAAGCTCTCGCCCGGCGATATGATGGGCTTCAACTTAATAGTCCGCAGGCATGGTGATAAACCCAACGACTTTGTGAGCCTTTCGCAGAATGTCAAAACTGAGGCGGATGTGCTCGACCCGGCAAAGTGGTCGAAGATAGTGTTTGCCAACTATTCCTTCGGCGTGGCGACCGCAAGTTGGGACAAGATACTCTCGGCGCGATATATCTCCCGTGCACCGCTCATAAATGGTGTGATTGCAGATAAAGAGTGGCACAAGAACACATCATACTCTATGGATATGCCCGTACCGGAGGGCTTTATATATGAGGCAAAGTTTCCGGTGCAGCCACTCATTATAGCCAGGTATGAATATAACTACCAGGCAGACAAGCGTAAAGCTGCACCCGTATCGGGCATAACAGCAGCAGACGGCATACCCGCTCTTATCGACTTTCCAATAGAAAATGCCGGGCCATGGTTCAGTTATGACAGAGTGCAGTGGCATAAACAGCAGCTTTCTGATATGATCGCGGCTGGCATTGATGTTGTTGCGCCGTTATATAGCGGCGATGCTGCAAGCCGTGCCGGATATGCTGATAAGGGTCTGGACTGCCTGGTGAGCGCACTTGAGGAACTAAGGGCTGAGGGTAAGCCTTACCCAAGAGTTGCTCCGGAACTTTGTTTG
Protein-coding sequences here:
- a CDS encoding aminotransferase class I/II-fold pyridoxal phosphate-dependent enzyme, with amino-acid sequence MKPISKVVCTTPASGIRRFFDIVSQMQDVISLGVGEPDFDTPWRITEACIYSLERGKTHYTSNYGTIELRRAIADYLRKHEYLSYNPDNQILITVGVSEGMDLAMRAILNPGDEVIIPEPCFVAYKPCVSFAGGVPVPVCSYMENGFAVEPEQIEAAITPKTKAVWISYPTNPTGGVASRNALEQIVKIAVKHDLYIISDEIYDRLTYDGRHTCVPTIPGAYERTILLNGFSKAYAMTGWRIGYACGSPDIIEAMMKIHQYGMMCAPVMAQVAALEAIKNGYEDSESMIEQYSQRRRVIVQGLNDAGLTCLMPRGAFYVFPSIKETGLSSEEFAEKLLFEEKVAVVPGNAFGECGEGHIRCSYATSIEKIELAIERIARFVRKLK
- a CDS encoding Lrp/AsnC family transcriptional regulator, yielding MDKQILKILERDARTSPAQMAVMLGKTEEEIEKSIKQMEEAGIIRHYKAIIDWEKAGKEQVFAFIDVRVSPSRGVGFDDVARRVYKYPEVHSVYLVSGDYDLRVVVEGKTMRDVAFFVAEKLSTLEGVLSTKSSFLLKKYKMDGDIFEEPAAEEDRLAVAP